In Candidatus Omnitrophota bacterium, a single window of DNA contains:
- a CDS encoding type II secretion system F family protein codes for MPYYSYKIRDKKGRIIKNHMFTSSEQDLVKVLQREGALVLGIKEMEAIETKTRRKMHKKVTIEDLVLFAKELAILLENGIPLIETFEVAIKQIESQQLLVAAEQVKVDLERGTSFRESIARHPTIFNDLWCDLVEAGELSGQLPFVLRQILEFLESRANLHKQISNAFLYPILLLGLAIATVLVFILKVVPIFEELFSSFDAKLPPFTQVIVDISNIVKDYFLMVATGLGLLVFFFIKAISTKYGRRVYEGVLFKIPILGRFLLALAIQTFTTTLSVLIKSGIPIMKGLEVASKTPQSLLFDEQIEQAKVRVMGGEPLSEALNQTGLFPPLAVQFVYVAEKTGNYGKMLEEVSKYYADIVENLVVRFTTLLGPLVLIFMTVIIGSLIVAMFLPIFKLASIA; via the coding sequence ATGCCTTATTACAGCTACAAGATACGGGATAAAAAAGGGCGCATAATCAAGAACCACATGTTCACTTCCAGTGAACAGGACCTGGTCAAGGTTTTGCAGAGAGAGGGCGCGCTGGTACTCGGTATCAAGGAGATGGAAGCTATCGAGACAAAGACCAGGCGCAAGATGCACAAAAAGGTCACTATCGAGGACCTTGTGCTTTTCGCGAAAGAGCTCGCTATCCTCCTGGAGAACGGTATTCCGCTTATCGAGACTTTCGAAGTAGCCATAAAACAGATAGAGAGCCAGCAGCTTCTTGTGGCCGCGGAACAGGTGAAGGTCGACCTGGAGCGTGGTACATCGTTCCGCGAATCCATTGCCAGGCACCCGACCATTTTTAACGATCTGTGGTGCGATCTTGTCGAGGCAGGTGAGCTGTCGGGGCAATTGCCGTTCGTTCTTCGGCAGATACTTGAGTTCCTGGAATCAAGGGCGAACCTGCACAAACAGATCTCCAACGCTTTTCTTTATCCGATACTTCTTCTCGGGCTTGCCATAGCTACGGTACTTGTGTTCATCCTGAAGGTAGTTCCTATCTTTGAAGAACTGTTCTCGTCCTTTGACGCCAAACTCCCACCGTTCACGCAGGTGATAGTGGACATAAGCAACATAGTAAAGGACTATTTTCTAATGGTCGCTACCGGCCTGGGACTGCTCGTATTCTTTTTCATAAAGGCCATTTCCACGAAATACGGAAGACGTGTCTATGAAGGGGTCCTTTTCAAGATCCCGATACTCGGCAGGTTTCTCCTGGCGCTGGCCATCCAGACGTTCACGACGACGTTATCCGTGCTGATAAAAAGTGGTATACCGATAATGAAAGGACTGGAGGTGGCCTCAAAAACGCCACAAAGCCTGCTTTTCGACGAGCAGATCGAACAGGCAAAGGTGCGTGTTATGGGAGGGGAGCCGCTGTCCGAGGCACTCAACCAGACGGGCCTTTTCCCGCCACTCGCCGTACAATTCGTTTATGTTGCTGAAAAAACCGGTAATTATGGTAAAATGTTGGAAGAAGTATCAAAGTATTACGCGGATATAGTTGAGAACCTTGTTGTAAGGTTCACTACCCTGTTGGGGCCGCTGGTACTTATTTTCATGACAGTTATTATAGGCAGTCTTATCGTCGCAATGTTCCTGCCGATATTCAAGCTCGCTAGTATAGCGTGA
- a CDS encoding type IV pilin protein, with amino-acid sequence MNRITVLGRKGFTMLELLMVVIIIGILATLAVPQYMSFVEKARAAEAVGTIGAIRTAENLNKLEAGTYTSNVNELSLDFPTQGNTTYWTYSVSSATDTGFVVTATRTAKKAATNVIGQTIILNWSDSTGEKWSGSHIGAPRK; translated from the coding sequence ATGAACAGGATAACAGTTTTAGGCCGAAAAGGGTTTACCATGCTTGAGCTTTTGATGGTTGTTATAATAATAGGTATCCTCGCGACCCTGGCGGTCCCGCAATATATGAGCTTTGTTGAAAAAGCCAGGGCGGCGGAGGCCGTAGGGACTATCGGGGCCATAAGGACCGCGGAGAACCTGAACAAGCTTGAAGCGGGTACATATACATCCAACGTTAACGAACTAAGCCTGGATTTCCCCACACAGGGCAATACTACATACTGGACGTATTCCGTATCAAGCGCCACCGACACGGGTTTTGTCGTTACAGCTACCCGGACTGCGAAAAAAGCCGCTACGAACGTGATAGGACAGACCATTATCCTTAATTGGAGCGATTCCACGGGCGAGAAATGGAGCGGGTCCCATATCGGCGCGCCGAGAAAATAG
- a CDS encoding MerR family transcriptional regulator, whose amino-acid sequence MDDLVAVRELAALLKVSPSTVTYYTQLGLFDVTAIDGKRKLYKKEHTVGVYKRIQQARKEGYPLSLIKSTIIVKSK is encoded by the coding sequence ATGGACGATCTGGTGGCAGTAAGAGAGCTGGCGGCTCTCTTGAAGGTTTCCCCTTCCACCGTAACTTATTATACACAGTTAGGACTGTTCGATGTTACGGCAATAGATGGCAAGAGGAAACTTTACAAGAAAGAGCATACGGTCGGCGTCTACAAGAGAATACAACAGGCCAGGAAAGAAGGATATCCTCTGTCTCTGATCAAGAGCACTATAATAGTGAAAAGCAAATAA
- the pilM gene encoding pilus assembly protein PilM, translating to MTENILQKISKIDMQGLLGKIPKTLSLPGGGGKKSGLSYGVDVGASSIKVAGVMCKKNKFEVKELDYYKVATVSTEQERYKLVSEMLGKIKQEKKLKSGVHIAISSDNAKMFLHEIPQMGEDETKKAVGWKATQTMANKNQNELTFDYVPVPPIGVKKENMQTVFVVASEKTRIIKELAMFAAAGIEVLSVDVDILAELEALVCAGYFDDDSRVTLLINVGRQESTLCVVQGKAPYFTRNMKVGGEAFSSGNGTAVPDDGGLSRDDIDTIRSIVVSIERDFKFFSYQVAHSTITKFDSVLLTGGGCLIETLSRGLGDMLGVNAVTTKDTGRMEISGDMGKKPNWSAIKDIMPVFYTAIGLAQRGMP from the coding sequence ATGACGGAGAACATCCTACAAAAAATAAGCAAGATCGACATGCAAGGTCTTCTGGGAAAGATCCCGAAAACGCTTTCCTTGCCCGGGGGGGGAGGGAAGAAGAGCGGGTTGTCATATGGTGTGGACGTAGGCGCATCATCCATAAAGGTCGCGGGAGTAATGTGCAAGAAGAACAAGTTCGAGGTGAAAGAGCTGGATTACTACAAAGTGGCTACTGTGTCGACCGAACAGGAGCGATACAAGCTGGTATCCGAGATGCTTGGTAAAATAAAGCAGGAAAAGAAGCTCAAGTCAGGAGTGCATATAGCGATATCGTCTGACAACGCAAAGATGTTCCTCCATGAAATACCGCAAATGGGTGAAGATGAAACAAAAAAGGCCGTGGGGTGGAAAGCGACCCAAACGATGGCCAATAAGAACCAGAACGAACTGACGTTCGATTATGTCCCGGTCCCCCCTATAGGGGTCAAAAAAGAGAATATGCAGACGGTTTTCGTAGTGGCTTCGGAGAAAACCCGTATAATCAAGGAATTGGCCATGTTCGCCGCCGCCGGCATAGAGGTCCTGTCTGTAGACGTTGATATCCTTGCCGAACTCGAAGCGCTGGTCTGCGCGGGATATTTTGATGACGATAGCCGTGTTACCCTCCTTATAAACGTAGGACGCCAGGAATCAACGCTATGTGTCGTGCAGGGGAAAGCGCCATATTTCACGCGGAACATGAAGGTCGGCGGGGAGGCTTTTTCCTCGGGAAACGGAACAGCGGTGCCGGATGACGGCGGGCTATCCAGAGATGATATAGACACGATAAGGAGCATAGTTGTCAGCATTGAGAGGGACTTCAAGTTCTTTTCTTACCAGGTGGCACATTCGACTATTACGAAATTCGATAGTGTACTGCTAACGGGTGGCGGGTGCCTGATAGAAACGCTTTCCCGCGGTCTTGGGGATATGCTTGGAGTTAACGCTGTCACGACAAAAGACACGGGCAGGATGGAGATATCCGGAGATATGGGGAAAAAGCCTAACTGGTCGGCAATAAAGGATATAATGCCTGTTTTTTATA